From Nicotiana tabacum cultivar K326 chromosome 22, ASM71507v2, whole genome shotgun sequence, one genomic window encodes:
- the LOC107820960 gene encoding purine permease 1-like, translating to MEHHGLSTTMRRILLLINCLILAVGICGGPLMMRLYYVEGGSRVWFSSWLQTAGWPFTLIPLAILYLCRRKTEGSNAKLYFITPRIFIASFVIGVVTGVDDFFYSWGGSKLPVSTSSLLLAAQLAFTAIGAFFIVKLKFTPYSINAVVLLTVGAVLLGVRSNGDRPEGVTSKAYILGFMMTLLAAALYGVILPCIELIYLKAKQAITATLVLEIQMVMCFAATVFCTIGMIANNDFQAISREAKQFNLGEARYYTVIVWTTIIWQCFFVGVIGVIYCSSSLMSGVMIAVLLPVTEVLAVVFFRENFSGEKGLALFLSLWGFVSYFYGEFRQTKKQKNKNPKTEMTMMHTESV from the exons ATGGAACATCATGGATTAAGCACCACTATGAGGAGAATCCTCCTGCTCATTAACTGTTTAATACTCGCTGTTGGTATCTGCGGTGGTCCTCTAATGATGCGTCTATATTATGTTGAGGGAGGTTCAAGAGTATGGTTTAGCAGTTGGTTACAAACTGCTGGATGGCCATTCACCCTTATACCTCTTGCCATCCTATACTTGTGTCGCCGAAAAACCGAAGGCTCCAATGCCAAGTTATACTTTATAACACCCCGAATTTTCATCGCATCATTCGTCATTGGCGTTGTCACCGGTGTTGATGATTTTTTCTATTCTTGGGGTGGTTCAAAACTTCCTGTGTCAACCTCTTCACTTCTTCTTGCTGCTCAACTTGCCTTTACTGCGATAGGTGCTTTCTTCATAGTGAAGCTGAAATTCACACCCTACTCTATCAATGCGGTGGTTCTGTTGACAGTTGGTGCTGTTTTATTAGGTGTTCGATCTAATGGTGATCGGCCAGAGGGTGTGACAAGTAAAGCCTATATTCTTGGTTTTATGATGACACTTTTGGCAGCAGCTTTATATGGAGTCATTTTGCCTTGtattgagttgatttacttgaagGCAAAACAAGCTATTACTGCTACATTGGTATTGGAGATTCAAATGGTCATGTGTTTTGCTGCTACTGTTTTTTGTACTATTGGAATGATCGCCAATAACGACTTTCAg gCAATATCAAGGGAGGCAAAACAATTTAATCTCGGAGAAGCTAGATACTATACAGTGATAGTATGGACTACCATTATTTGGCAGTGCTTCTTTGTGGGTGTAATTGGAGTCATCTACTGCTCTTCTTCTCTAATGTCTGGGGTTATGATCGCAGTTCTACTTCCTGTTACTGAAGTATTAGCTGTAGTTTTCTTTAGGGAAAATTTTTCAGGTGAAAAGGGCCTcgctctttttctttctctttgggGTTTCGTCTCATACTTTTACGGAGAGTTTAGACAaacaaagaagcagaagaataaaaatccaaaaactgAGATGACAATGATGCATACCGAGTCTGTTTAA